The DNA window AACGAATCACTTATAGAACATGTGACCGACAGGCTCGGCCACGACAAAAGATATGGCATCGATCCGACGAAGATAAGCTCTGAGCTGGGATGGAAGCCTTCGATCATGTTCGATGAAGGAATAGAGATGACTGTAGACTGGTATTTGACCAACAAAGCATGGGTTGAAAGCGTTATCTCTGGAGAGTATCTTGAGTTTTATAGCAAGAACTACGATCTACAGTGATCTTCATCTAGTCTGCGTCTCCGAAAGGTTATCATTGCTCAATGATTGTCGAGTGTCTATTCATTACGCATTTCTATGATCAATATTCTGAACAATGCTTTGAGCTAATTGCATGGCAGTGATTGATGTGTTATTATTCACTCAGTGAGTGATCACTATTCGTTGGAGATGATGCCTTGTATCAGGAGCTGGGAAGTTTCTTCAATCCTTCACCAGAGACGAGAGAACTGAATATCCTGCAAGCGATAGCCGAGAATCCTTCAATATCTCAAGAACGGCTCTCAAGGGAGATCGGAATTGTTCCTTCGATGGTGCACAGGTACTTAAGCGACTTTGAGAGAACCGGCTTGATAGCTAAAATTGGAGAGAATAGACGTTCGATGAGTTACATATTGCTTGATGAGGGCAGGGTCAGACTTCAGTACCTTACTGTCGCTTATCTAGCAGATGTGGCAAAGATATACGCTCAATCGAGAAGCGTTTTCGGAGAAGTTCTTGATTTCATTTCGGCAAGAGATTTCGAGAAGGTCTATCTGTATGGCGCCGGAATCGTTGGAAAGATGGTTTCAACTATTCTGCTCTACGAAAGAATCGATGTTCTTGGTTTCATTGATGATGCGGACTTCAAGAAGGGAACACAAGTGAACGGAATAGTGGTACTCGAACCCGAGCGAGTTGCTGGGAACGAATACGATGCAGTTATTGTTGCGTCATTTGCTCACTCTGCTTCAATACTTTCAAAGGCAGAAGCGATTGGACTCAAAAAGCTTTACTCATTTGAGATCTCCAGTAAAGGGAGGGTCTCTTTGAAAGAGCACAAAACGAATGGAGGATCTGAAAATGACTGAAGAGAATATTCTGAATGCATCGGCGAATGTAGGAATAATTGGAATGGGTTATGTGGGGCTTCCTCTTGCAGTCGAGGTTGCCAAGGCGGGCTTTGATGTTAGAGGTTTTGAGATAAGCGCCGAGAGAGTCAAAATGCTAAACAACGGCGAAAACTACATTGGAGATGTAGATAATAACGA is part of the Mesotoga infera genome and encodes:
- a CDS encoding dTDP-glucose 4,6-dehydratase, coding for NESLIEHVTDRLGHDKRYGIDPTKISSELGWKPSIMFDEGIEMTVDWYLTNKAWVESVISGEYLEFYSKNYDLQ
- a CDS encoding winged helix-turn-helix transcriptional regulator — protein: MYQELGSFFNPSPETRELNILQAIAENPSISQERLSREIGIVPSMVHRYLSDFERTGLIAKIGENRRSMSYILLDEGRVRLQYLTVAYLADVAKIYAQSRSVFGEVLDFISARDFEKVYLYGAGIVGKMVSTILLYERIDVLGFIDDADFKKGTQVNGIVVLEPERVAGNEYDAVIVASFAHSASILSKAEAIGLKKLYSFEISSKGRVSLKEHKTNGGSEND